In Thermoanaerobacterium xylanolyticum LX-11, the genomic window ATTGGTCAGGCTATCTAATTTACCTTCGATTCTAACTAAAAGGTAAATGCTTACTACTATTGGAAACCCAAGATTGGCGATACCTGTAAAAATCTCATTCATGATAACCCTCCTTTA contains:
- a CDS encoding YvrJ family protein, with protein sequence MNEIFTGIANLGFPIVVSIYLLVRIEGKLDSLTNSINELTKAITKIE